CGGGGAGAAGGTGTTGTCCACCACCAGCGCCGCGCCGTGCTTATGCGCAATCTTCGCCAGCGCCGGCAGGTCGGCGATCTCGAGGGTGGGGTTGGCCATGGTCTCCACGTACAGCACGCGCGTCTGCCTGGTGAACGCCTTCTCCACCGCCGCGAGATCGTTGATGTCCACGAAGGTGGTGCGCTCGCCCGAGCGCTCGGGGAGGAAGTTGTGCAGCAGCGCGTAGGTGCCGCCGTAGAGCGTGTCGCTCGCCACCACGTGCTCGCCCGCCTTGCACAACTGAAAAATGGTGGCGGCGATGGCGCTCATGCCGCTGGCCGTGCAGTACGCGAACTCGGTGTTCTCCATGGCGGCCAGCTGGCGCGCCAGCGCGTACACGGTGGGGTTGTAGTGGCGGCCGTACAGGTAGCAGCCCGCGTTGTCGGGGCCGAGCAGGCCGTGAAAGATGTCTGGCATCACGGATGCCTTCATTACGGTGAAGGTGGTGCTCACCTCCACGGACATGTTCACACCGCCGTGCTCGCCAAACTCGTGGCGGATGGCGGCGATGGATCGCATGGGATCGAAACTGGACACGGTCATCTCTCCTTGCGCGGCCACCAGGTTACCCAGCGCCGGCGCGGAACCAGCAGCCGCGCCATGAACAGCCCCGTCACCAGGGCCACGCCGGTCATGATCATTGTAAACGCAGTCTGCAGCCCGGACACGGCGTCGCGCGCCAGCATGTCCGTGATGCTCTGAAAGCCCACGCTGCCCGGCACCAGCATGATGATACCGGGCGTGGACGTGACCACGGAAGGGCGGTCGAAGTTGCGCGAGTAGAGCCCGCTGGCGATGCCCACCAGCATGGCCCCCACGAAGGCGCCCGTCTCCACCCCCAGCAGTTGTGCCCCCACGCGCGCGCCCACGAAGGCCAGCGCGCACACCCCCAGGATCCAGACGATGTCGCGCGGCGAGGCCTGGAAGAGCACCACGAACGAGAGCGATGCCATCAGGACGGCAATCGCCGTGGTCCACGCGGGCAGCGCGATGGGTGCGGCCGCCGCCACCGTGCCGAACACCGCCGCGCCCGCCTTCAACCCCACCGCCACGCCGAAGCCGATGGACATGAACAGCGTCGCCGCCGCCATGAGGCGCGAGGTGCCGGAGGAGAGGTGCTGGGTGGCGAGTTCGCTGATGGCGATGGTGAGGGTGAGGCCGGGGAAGAGCACAATCAGGCCGCCGGCCATGGACACGTACGCCGAGGTGGGTGCGAGCACCACCGCGGCCATGGATGCGAGCACGCCGGCGACGAACGCGGCCACCGGTTCGAACAACCGGAAGCGCGCGTCGCGCACCGAGAGCAGCGCCAGTACGCCGGTAATGAAACCGATGACGCCGCACACGCACATCTCGCGCCAGCCGCCGCCGAAGAAGCGCGCGGAGGCCGCGGACACCACCGCGGTGGCGAGCACGCGTGTCTTGCCCTTGAAGCGCGGCGGCTCGCTGCGGATGGCGTCGATGGTGGCCGAGGCTTCGGCGGCGCTCACCTCACCGTCGGCGATGCGGCGCGTGAGCTGGTCGAGGCGCGAGAGCTTGTCGAGGTTCACCGAACCGGGCTCAACGCGGATGAGCATGGTCTCGTCGTGGTCGGCGGTTTCGAGCGCGGCGAAGATGGCGGTGGGGGTGGCGAAGAACTCGCCGCGCACGCCCAGCCGGCCCGCCACCAGGGTGAGCGCGTCCTCGATCTGCTGGGCGGAATAGCCGTAGCGGTGCAGGGCGCGCGCGAGCTGCTCGATGAGCGCGGGGCTCTCGCGGTGGGGCCGGGGTGCGGGCATGCCCCCGCCCGGCGGCCCCGCGGGGCCCTCGGGACGGGCCACATCGGGCCCGGGCACGCGCCAGAGGGAGTCTTTGAGCTGTTTCCACATGGCGTTCAATGCGGGCCTTGATTCTGCGCGCCGCGGCTGGTAACGTAAAGGCCTGCTTTTCAATACGGTGGTGCTGGGGGGTCGTCTAGGGGCAAGACAACTGACTCTGGATCAGTGAACGGGGGTTCGAATCCTCCCCCCCCAACCAGTCGCAGCGCCCGGCCGTCAGGCCGGGCGTCCTTTTTTCGACCGGCGCGCGTGATACCGCTTCTCCGCTCATGGTCCGCCAGGTCAGGTCTACGCGCTCGCGGGACGCTGCTTGCGGCCCGTCGCCACCAGCACCACCGTCATCACGATCACGCCCAGCACTCCGATCACGAAGATCAGCGGGCGGGCCTTGTGCACCAGCGAGGTGCCGCGCACCGCGCGTTCCAGCTCCTTGCGCAGGTCGCCGGCGTTGTAGGTGACGCCGTGCATGTAACCCGCCACCCGCATCTCCGGGTCGAGGATGGTGATCACGTTGGCGTGGGCGAAGCCACCACCCTCCATGGAGAGGTAGTGGAAGTCGATGGCGTCCAGCAGTGCGGTGAGGTTCTCCGGTGTCGCCACCGCCAGGCGCCAGCCTGCCGGCAGTTCCAGACGCTCGCGGTAGTTGCGCATCTGGGCGGGGCCGTCGGCGGGGTCGAAGGAGATGGTCAGCACCTCGTAGCCCACGCCCGGCTCGCCAATTTCCGCCAGCGCGTCGCGCAGACTCGAGGTAATGAAGCTGCAGGTGTGCGGGCAGCTGGTGAAGATGGCGCTCACGATGATGGGCTTGCCCTGCAGGATGGCGAAGTGGAACGTGGTGCTGTCTTCGTCGATCAGCGTCACGTTGGGCACCAGTTCGCCGCGCGTCTGACTGATGTCCGGCGGCGTCACCGGTTCCTGCGCGCGCAGCGCGGGGGCGGTGAGCGCCCCCGCGAGCACGGCAATTCCCAGCGCGCGGATCATCGCAGCGGGGCCGGGCTGCCCGGATCGAAGGGCACCGAGGAGAAGAAGGTGGCGCGCAGCACGTCGTACAGCGTGGGGCCGTAGGCGATCAGCAGTACCACCACCGCGGCCGCGATCCACGGCTTGAAGTTGGTGGTGACGCGCGCGGGCTCGTCCAGGTAGGCCTCCGAGGTGGGGAACTCCAGCGCGGGCTCGGCCCGCCGCGGGGTCCCCAGGGTGGCGAAGAAGACGATGAAGTAGGCCGCCATGGACAGCAGCATGATGAACCCGCCGAACGCGGTTATGCCGGCCGCCGCGGACCAGTCCGCGTTGAACGCTTCCGAGGCCGGGTTGGTGTAGGTGAGCCCCATGTTGGTGCGGCGCGGTTCGCCGGTCAGCCCCGAGACCATCAGTCCCGACGAGAAGAACGCCACACCCAGCAGCCACAGATACGGCACCCACACGTTCAGGCGCGGGTACGCAACCGGCTTGCCGGTGAGTTTGGTTACCATGAACAGCGTCATGCCGATGAAGGCCAGGAACACCGGGCCGCCCACCGTGGTGTGGAAGTGTCCCGGCACCCATGACGTGTTGTGCACCACCGCGTTGACCGTGTACGACGTGTTGAGGATGCCGGTGATGCCGCCGAACAGGAACAGGATGAGCCCGGCGAAGAAGTACGCGAACAGGTAGTTCTCCTGGCTGCGGTACGGCAGCTTGCCCCACCACATGAACAGCCCCTTGCCGCCCCGCAGCCGCGCCGCGTACTCGAGCGACGCGGCCAGCGTGAAGGCGGTTACAAAGCTGGGCAGTGCGACACCGTAGGTGAGCAGCGTGTGCAGCCATTTCCACTGCGTGCTGATGGCGGGCTCACCGAACTGGTGGTGAACACCCACCGGCGCCGACAGCACGATGAACAGCATGAACGTCAATCGCCCGGCAAAGTCCGAGTAGAGCTTGCCGCCCGCCACGCGCGGCAGCATCACGTAGTACATGGTGTAGGCGGGCAGCAGCCAGAAGTACACCAGCGGGTGTCCGAAGAACCAGAAGAGTGCCCGCGCCAGCGGCACGTTGATGCCGTTCACCCAGCCCAACGACCACGGAATGAGCATGACGAGCACTTCGTAGGCCAGCGGCAGGGTGGCGATCATCCACACGATGAAGGTGGTGAAGATGCCCACGATGGCCATGGGCGTCTTGCTGCCGGGGTTTTCCCGGCGCCACGACAGGTAGCGCGGAATCCAGGAGAAGAAGCCCAGCCACGAGCCCACCACCAGCAGTGCCGCGCCGATATAGAAGAGGGGGCTCGCCTTGAGCGGCGGGTAGAAGGTGTACAGCACCGACGCCTTGCCCGTGAACATCGGCACCGCCGCCATCAGCGTTCCCACCGTCATCAGCCAGAACGACGCCCAGGCCACCTTTGCATTGGGCTCCTTGCGCAGGTAGTACGCAACCAGCGCGTGGCCGAAGGCGATGGCGAACATGGTGGTGTAGACGATGGCGTTGATGACGCCGTGCAGGGTGAGCCCCTGGTAGTACTCGATGCCCATGAAGCTCGCCGACTTGATGATCCCCGCCCGGTAGAGTGTCTGCACGAAGCCGTGGTAGATGCCGAAGATCAACAGGACGGTCGGGATGCCCACCTCGGCAAGGATGAGCCGGCGCAGGCTGGGTGAGACCTTGATCGATCCCTCCATCAGACGCCCACCTTGATGGTGGCGTACATGGTCTGGTGCGCGACACCGCAGTACTCGTGGCAGATGACGCGGTACTCACCCGGCCGGTCGAAGGTCACCTGGGTGCCGTTCACCGCACCCGGAACTGCCATCAGGTTGGTGTTGGTGCCCACGATCTGGAAGCCGTGCACCACGTCGATGCTGGTGAGGTACAGGTCCACCGTGGAACCGGCGGGGATTTCCAGCAGCGGGGGGTCGAAGGCCCACATCTTTGCCACGTACTGCACCTCGTAGCGCAGCGGAGCGCGCTGGATGACGTGGCCTTCCGTGTACGGCTCCACGTCGGTGATGCAGGTGGGCAGGTCCATCCCCAGCCCGAATACGGAGTAGACCACCGCCGACAGGAACACCAGCATGAGACAGGTGGATATCACGAGCACGCGCTTCTCAGACCGATCCATCGACGACTCCTTCCGCTGCCTATCGTCCGATCATCACGAAGTAGACCGAGAACCAGATTACGACGTAGAGCACGATCATTCCGATGAAGGACGCCATGGCGCCCCTGGGAACGAACTTCTGTTGTTCCACGGGATCCTCCTTCCCGGCCGGGGCGGGTTGACGGGGTT
This sequence is a window from Candidatus Krumholzibacteriia bacterium. Protein-coding genes within it:
- a CDS encoding cytochrome C oxidase subunit II — its product is MDRSEKRVLVISTCLMLVFLSAVVYSVFGLGMDLPTCITDVEPYTEGHVIQRAPLRYEVQYVAKMWAFDPPLLEIPAGSTVDLYLTSIDVVHGFQIVGTNTNLMAVPGAVNGTQVTFDRPGEYRVICHEYCGVAHQTMYATIKVGV
- a CDS encoding threonine/serine exporter family protein, which encodes MPAPRPHRESPALIEQLARALHRYGYSAQQIEDALTLVAGRLGVRGEFFATPTAIFAALETADHDETMLIRVEPGSVNLDKLSRLDQLTRRIADGEVSAAEASATIDAIRSEPPRFKGKTRVLATAVVSAASARFFGGGWREMCVCGVIGFITGVLALLSVRDARFRLFEPVAAFVAGVLASMAAVVLAPTSAYVSMAGGLIVLFPGLTLTIAISELATQHLSSGTSRLMAAATLFMSIGFGVAVGLKAGAAVFGTVAAAAPIALPAWTTAIAVLMASLSFVVLFQASPRDIVWILGVCALAFVGARVGAQLLGVETGAFVGAMLVGIASGLYSRNFDRPSVVTSTPGIIMLVPGSVGFQSITDMLARDAVSGLQTAFTMIMTGVALVTGLFMARLLVPRRRWVTWWPRKER
- a CDS encoding cbb3-type cytochrome c oxidase subunit I, giving the protein MEGSIKVSPSLRRLILAEVGIPTVLLIFGIYHGFVQTLYRAGIIKSASFMGIEYYQGLTLHGVINAIVYTTMFAIAFGHALVAYYLRKEPNAKVAWASFWLMTVGTLMAAVPMFTGKASVLYTFYPPLKASPLFYIGAALLVVGSWLGFFSWIPRYLSWRRENPGSKTPMAIVGIFTTFIVWMIATLPLAYEVLVMLIPWSLGWVNGINVPLARALFWFFGHPLVYFWLLPAYTMYYVMLPRVAGGKLYSDFAGRLTFMLFIVLSAPVGVHHQFGEPAISTQWKWLHTLLTYGVALPSFVTAFTLAASLEYAARLRGGKGLFMWWGKLPYRSQENYLFAYFFAGLILFLFGGITGILNTSYTVNAVVHNTSWVPGHFHTTVGGPVFLAFIGMTLFMVTKLTGKPVAYPRLNVWVPYLWLLGVAFFSSGLMVSGLTGEPRRTNMGLTYTNPASEAFNADWSAAAGITAFGGFIMLLSMAAYFIVFFATLGTPRRAEPALEFPTSEAYLDEPARVTTNFKPWIAAAVVVLLIAYGPTLYDVLRATFFSSVPFDPGSPAPLR
- a CDS encoding SCO family protein, with product MIRALGIAVLAGALTAPALRAQEPVTPPDISQTRGELVPNVTLIDEDSTTFHFAILQGKPIIVSAIFTSCPHTCSFITSSLRDALAEIGEPGVGYEVLTISFDPADGPAQMRNYRERLELPAGWRLAVATPENLTALLDAIDFHYLSMEGGGFAHANVITILDPEMRVAGYMHGVTYNAGDLRKELERAVRGTSLVHKARPLIFVIGVLGVIVMTVVLVATGRKQRPASA